One window of Nymphaea colorata isolate Beijing-Zhang1983 chromosome 1, ASM883128v2, whole genome shotgun sequence genomic DNA carries:
- the LOC116246043 gene encoding 5'-adenylylsulfate reductase 3, chloroplastic-like, translated as MASVAASAQVSGSLSSSHSIPKDQRGAGLLQRVCFPATSTHGRKDVAPLKSGFSVRTASPAVEFPAVERKKKEEKVEEGAGFVVEEDYEKLAEELQNASPLEIIDNALARFGNDIAIAFSGAEDVALIEYARLTGRPFRVFSLDTGRLNPETYQFFDVVEKHYGIHIEYMFPDSVEVQALVRTKGLFSFYEDGHQECCRVRKVRPLRRALKGLRAWITGQRKDQSPGTRAHIPVVQVDPSFEGLDGGAGSLIKWNPVANVNGVDMWNFLRAMNVPVNSLHSQGYVSIGCEPCTRPVLPGQHEREGRWWWEDAKAKECGLHKGNIQQEVEGNGSAATNGSAAPSDIFNSKSVVSLSRVGIENLMKVENRREPWLVVLYAPWCRFCQAMEGSFVELAEKLEGMSSGVKVGKFRADGEQKEFSKEQLQLGSFPTILFFPKHSSTPIKYPSEKRDVDSLLAFVKALQ; from the exons ATGGCGTCTGTCGCTGCGTCCGCTCAAGTCTCCGgctctctttcctcttcccaTTCGATCCCCAAGGACCAGAGAG GAGCGGGGTTGTTGCAGAGAGTTTGCTTTCCGGCGACCTCGACCCACGGGCGGAAAGATGTCGCACCTCTGAAGAGTGGGTTCTCCGTCCGGACGGCGTCGCCCGCCGTCGAATTCCCTG CggtggagaggaagaagaaagaggaaaaggtgGAGGAGGGGGCTGGCTTTGTTGTAGAAGAAGACTACGAGAAGTTGGCGGAGGAGCTCCAGAATGCATCGCCTTTGGAGATAATTGACAACGCCCTGGCCCGGTTCGGCAACGATATAGCCATTGCTTTCAG TGGAGCTGAGGATGTAGCACTAATCGAATACGCACGGCTCACCGGCAGGCCGTTCCGGGTGTTCAGTCTAGATACAGGAAGGTTGAACCCCGAGACTTATCAGTTTTTTGATGTGGTGGAGAAGCACTATGGCATCCACATAGAGTACATGTTCCCTGATTCTGTTGAGGTTCAAGCTTTGGTTCGAACCAAGGGCTTGTTCTCCTTCTATGAAGATGGGCACCAGGAGTGCTGCAGGGTGAGAAAGGTGCGCCCCCTCCGGCGAGCTCTCAAAGGGCTAAGGGCATGGATCACCGGACAGCGCAAAGATCAGTCACCGGGCACCAGGGCTCACATTCCTGTGGTTCAAGTCGACCCTTCTTTTGAAGGGTTGGATGGTGGTGCTGGCAGCCTGATCAAGTGGAATCCTGTGGCTAATGTTAATGGTGTTGATATGTGGAATTTTCTCCGGGCCATGAACGTGCCAGTGAATTCCTTGCACTCTCAG GGTTATGTCTCTATTGGTTGTGAGCCTTGCACAAGGCCTGTGTTACCGGGTCAACACGAGCGAGAAGGCCGCTGGTGGTGGGAGGATGCAAAGGCGAAGGAGTGCGGCCTTCACAAGGGAAACATCCAGCAGGAGGTCGAAGGAAATGGGAGCGCCGCCACGAATGGTTCTGCTGCCCCATCAGACATTTTCAACAGCAAGAGCGTGGTGAGCCTCAGCCGTGTTGGAATTGAGAATCTGATGAAGGTGGAGAACCGGAGGGAGCCATGGCTGGTTGTCCTTTATGCTCCATGGTGCCGCTTTTGCCAA gCCATGGAAGGTTCTTTCGTGGAGCTGGCAGAGAAATTGGAGGGCATGTCTTCTGGTGTCAAAGTGGGGAAATTCAGAGCAGATGGGGAGCAGAAGGAGTTCTCGAAGGAGCAGCTTCAGTTGGGTAGCTTCCCCACGATCCTGTTCTTCCCTAAGCATTCATCCACACCCATCAAATACCCCTCAGAGAAACGGGATGTCGACTCATTGCTAGCATTCGtgaaagccctccaatag
- the LOC116245972 gene encoding LOW QUALITY PROTEIN: glucan endo-1,3-beta-glucosidase 1-like (The sequence of the model RefSeq protein was modified relative to this genomic sequence to represent the inferred CDS: inserted 1 base in 1 codon), whose product MDASASNKLLLTLLCLSAVAAVAVGVVVKEEPYVGVNIGTDVSSMLSPTELVSLLKVQQITHVRLYDADPDLLRALSRTKIRVIVGIPNNQLLGIGSSNASAAAWVKTNIASFYPDTAIVAIAVGDEVLTTLSSASPLLLPAIESLHNALVASNLDSVVKVSTPHPADIIIDPFXPSQAFFNHTLEQYLLPLLSFLRRTGSPLMLNLYPYYVFMQNKGVVPLDNALFRPISPTKEEVDPNTLLHYTNVLDAMIDSAYVSMENLNFSDVPILITETGWPSKGDPKQEPYATIDNADAYNSNLIKHILDKSGTPKRPEVTPSVYIYELMNEDLRTSPASEANWGLFYGNGTPVYLLHVSGSGAFMANDTTNKTFCVSMDGADTKLLQAALDWACGPGHANCSAIQPGEVCYDPNTVKHHASYAFDSYYQKEGRVSGSCDFNGVAIISTTDPSSGACVFPGSMKPVNNSVKSNNVTGPSKASRLGEMENHGLNIVNVLLVFCMAFVFVNY is encoded by the exons ATGGATGCTAGTGCAAGCAACAAGCTCCTCCTCACTCTCCTCTGCCTCTCAG CAGTAGCGGCAGTGGCGGTGGGAGTGGTAGTGAAGGAAGAGCCCTATGTGGGGGTGAACATAGGAACGGACGTGTCTTCCATGCTCTCGCCGACGGAGCTGGTGTCCCTCCTGAAGGTTCAGCAGATCACCCACGTCCGCCTCTACGACGCCGATCCCGACCTCCTCCGCGCCCTCTCCAGGACGAAGATTAGGGTCATCGTTGGCATCCCCAACAACCAACTGCTGGGCATCGGCTCCTCCAATGCCTCCGCCGCCGCTTGGGTCAAGACCAACATCGCCTCCTTCTATCCCGACACCGCCATCGTCGCCATCGCCGTCGGTGACGAGGTCCTCACCACTCTCTCCTCCGCCTCCCCTCTCCTCCTCCCTGCCATCGAGTCCCTCCACAATGCCCTCGTCGCCTCCAACCTCGATTCCGTCGTCAAGGTATCTACTCCCCACCCGGCAGACATCATCATCGACCCCT CCCCTTCTCAGGCCTTCTTCAATCATACCCTTGAGCAATATCTCCTCCCCCTTTTGTCCTTCCTCCGCAGAACCGGCTCGCCATTGATGCTCAATCTCTATCCCTACTATGTCTTTATGCAAAACAAAGGTGTGGTTCCCCTTGACAATGCTCTGTTCCGGCCAATCAGTCCCACGAAAGAGGAGGTTGATCCCAATACTTTGCTTCACTACACCAACGTCCTCGACGCCATGATCGATTCCGCGTATGTCTCGATGGAGAACCTCAATTTCTCGGATGTGCCTATCTTAATCACAGAAACAGGGTGGCCTTCGAAAGGGGATCCCAAGCAGGAGCCCTACGCTACAATCGACAACGCCGACGCCTACAACTCCAACCTCATCAAGCACATACTCGACAAGAGCGGGACGCCAAAGCGGCCGGAGGTGACTCCGAGCGTCTACATCTATGAACTGATGAACGAAGATCTGAGAACCAGCCCTGCTTCCGAGGCGAATTGGGGTTTGTTCTACGGGAACGGCACGCCGGTGTACCTTTTGCACGTCTCTGGAAGTGGGGCTTTCATGGCCAATGACACCACCAATAAGACGTTCTGCGTGTCCATGGATGGAGCAGACACTAAGTTGCTGCAGGCAGCTCTTGACTGGGCTTGCGGGCCGGGACACGCGAATTGCTCGGCGATTCAGCCGGGAGAAGTGTGCTATGATCCGAACACGGTGAAGCACCACGCATCTTATGCGTTTGATAGCTATTACCAGAAGGAAGGGAGAGTCTCTGGTTCCTGTGATTTCAATGGTGTCGCCATTATCTCTACCACTGACCCAA GTAGCGGTGCTTGTGTTTTCCCGGGAAG TATGAAGCCTGTCAATAACTCTGTGAAGTCCAACAATGTTACCGGACCAAGCAAGGCTTCCAGACTGGGAGAGATGGAAAACCATGGTCTCAACATTGTCAACGTTTTGTTGGTATTTTGTATGGCATTTGTATTTGTGAATTATTAG